Proteins co-encoded in one Parus major isolate Abel chromosome 17, Parus_major1.1, whole genome shotgun sequence genomic window:
- the ADGRD2 gene encoding adhesion G-protein coupled receptor D2, with amino-acid sequence MFRRDLRPDSWFFSFLVGLSRSLLAFAVLAKNQTSKGFAPVIIETPRHTYEYVATALDWWQADRYCEQRFAQLLFEPQDTEQGSFSKLLQSHHITGSVWLKEKDSVLHKTKRRRGHTVPVLVFRDKTDTKYVKVLSDFPALPAVTACAHLQWDTRTQEIATIFSYAVPAFINEFQLRGFVDEEGFVRFALIVHGHHSPYLPVFRADGQWHHFCVTWQQENGTWAIYADGKRRASASGLCSAGPSAPQAIFGQGTFIIGQDQDSLGGTFSAKESFSGNITDLHIWQKVLSSEQVEKVRSCWVTEQDLVFGWSSNALEVESTIQAVTTQLLCPGPVEECRVLEVGSSGFSYASCLQTLPFICLYSKDAYWQLKRAQLESSHSLASCVNTLAVRTVIPDSVFTSDVQDMNLSVALDALDILATVLREGEVPVLDPSDLLAVLQLLKQVSHVEIQEGDELEMLEQLGQYYMEVTELILEEQNTGTWSSVSQVIRGPMAVVELCDRMVSLLVPLLTPERTKITIQHGNIGVEVRELELSEQELSGEAYVVQSPEKDRHDFIEVPVEEMQRLKSRGLHRVTVKNMWFGYGSLQRCLSSSGTGAVSQDKAASDGGQKYLSTTVGTAVISSTLLGDYQEISTSVRYRLQHRVQDLPNTLVGPICAFWNFSLSPDAGGMWSTAGCSVVMSLPDSTACFCNHTTNFAVLLQVYEMERTTKEELTLQTLTFIGCGISFFALIVTFILFLVVRVPKSERTTVHKNLIFALAAGEALLMFSELAKTNQVLCFMVTAFLHLFFMAAFSWMLVEGLLLWSKVVAVNMSEDRRMKFYCVTGWGLPVLIVGVTLATSFNKYVAANHCWLNVQTNVIWAFVGPVLFILAVNTFVLLRVVMVTVASARRRSKMLTPNSSLENQIGAQIWATAKPVLVLLPVLGLTWVCGVLVHLGIVWAYVFTVLNSLQGLYIFLVYAIYNSEVRNAIQRMKDKKKALSFTNCSHPINYLSSPRNTTSWETGKPSPAAESALPSPVQKEPPVKNITNKGNFGARIPIGISSIMSPERPAIELTAFKCSVSKQGILRLFSRRCHPEAVQLSSPHWTHEKGRNGGIQE; translated from the exons ATGTTTAGGAGAGACTTGAGACCTGATTCTTGGTTCTTCAGCTTTCTG GTTGGTCTGTCCAGGAGTCTCCTTGCCTTTGCAGTCCTTGCCAAGAACCAGACTTCTAAAG GTTTTGCTCCTGTCATAATTGAGACCCCAAGACACACGTATGAATATGTGGCCACTGCTCTGGACTGGTGGCAAGCTGACAGGTACTGTGAGCAGCGCTTTGCTCAGCTTCTCTTTGAACCCCAGGACACTGAGCAAGGCTCCTTCAGCAAACTGCTGCAGTCCCACCACATCACAGGTTCTGTCTGgctgaaggaaaaggacagTGTCCTGCACAAAACAAAGAGGAGAC GTGGCCACACTGTACCAGTCTTGGTATTCAGAgacaaaacagacacaaaatacGTGAAAGTGCTCTCTgatttcccagcactgcctgctgtcACGGCCTGTGCCCACCTCCAGTGGGACACCAGGACCCAGGAAATCGCTACCATCTTCTCCTATGCTGTGCCTGCTTTCATTAATGAGTTCCAGCTCCGTGGCTTTGTGGATGAGGAAGGCTTTGTTCGGTTTGCTCTCATAGTCCACGGGCACCATTCCCCTTACCTGCCTGTGTTCCGTGCTGATGGACAGTGGCATCACTTCTGCGtcacctggcagcaggaaaatgggacCTGGGCCATCTATGCCGATGGGAAAAGGAGAGCATCTGCCAGTGGTTTGTGTTCTGCAGGGCCATCTGCCCCCCAGGCAATCTTTGGCCAGGGGACATTCATAATTGGGCAGGATCAAGATTCTCTGGGGGGCACCTTCAGTGCGAAGGAGTCCTTCAGTGGGAACATCACTGACTTGCACATCTGGCAGAAAGTCCTCAGCAGTGAGCAGGTTGAGAAAGTTCGCTCATGCTGGGTGACTGAGCAAGACCTTGTTTTTGGGTGGAGCTCAAATGCCCTGGAAGTGGAGAGCACCATTCAGGCAGTGACCACGCAGCTTCTTTGCCCAG GGCCTGTTGAGGAATGCAGAGTTTTGGAAGTTGGCAGCAGTGGATTCAGTTATGCATCTTGTTTGCAGACTTTGCCTTTCATCTGTCTCTACAGCAAGG ATGCATACTGGCAACTGAAAAGAGCTCAGCTGGAGTCCAGTCACTCGCTCGCCAGCTGTGTGAACACACTTGCAGTGAGGACTGTG ATTCCTGACAGTGTCTTCACGAGTGATGTGCAAGACATGAACCTCTCTGTGGCTCTTGATGCTCTTGATATCTTGGCAACTGTTCTGAGAGAAGGAGAAGTGCCTGTTCTTGACCCATCTGACCTCCTTGCAGTGCTTCAATTACTAAAGCAAGTTTCACATGTGGAAATCCAGGAGGGAGATGAGCTGGAGATGTTGGAGCAGTTGGGCCAGTATTACATGGAAGTAACTGAGTTAATTTTGGAAGAGCAGAATACTGGGACATGGTCCTCAGTCAGCCAG GTTATCAGGGGGCCCATGGCTGTCGTTGAGCTCTGTGACAGAATGGTGTCACTCTTGGTCCCACTGCTGACCCCAGAGAGGACAAAGATCACGATCCAACATGGGAATATTG GGGTGGAGGTGAGGGAACTGGAGCTGAGTGAACAGGAGCTGAGTGGTGAGGCATACGTGGTCCAGAGCCCTGAGAAAGACAGGCACGACTTCATCGAAGTTCCTGTGGAAGAAATGCAAAGGCTGAAATCCAGAG GTCTCCACAGAGTCACAGTGAAGAACATGTGGTTTGGCTACGGCTCCCTGCAGCGCTGCCTGTCCAGCAGCGGCACCGGTGCTGTGTCCCAGGACAAGGCTGCCTCTGATGGGGGACAGAA GTACCTGAGCACCACAGTGGGCACAGCTGTGATCTCATCCACTCTGCTCGGTGACTACCAGGAGATCAGCACATCCGTGCGCTACCGCCTGCAGCACCGCGTCCAG GACCTGCCCAATACTCTGGTGGGGCCCATCTGTGCCTTCTGGAACTTCAGCCTCAG CCCAGATGCTGGTGGGATGTGGTCCacagctggctgctctgtggtgaTGTCTCTCCCAGACTCCACTGCCTGTTTTTGCAACCACACCACAAATtttgctgtcctgctgcaggtgtACGAGATGGAG AGGACCACCAAGGAGGAGCTCACACTGCAGACTTTGACTTTTATTGGAtgtggaatttctttctttgccttgATAGTCACCTTCATCTTGTTCTTGGTAGTTCG agTCCCCAAGAGTGAAAGAACAACTGTGCACAAGAACCTGATCTttgccctggctgcaggagaagctCTGCTCATGTTCAGTGAGTTGGCCAAGACCAACCAG GTGCTGTGTTTTATGGTCACTGCCTTCCTGCATCTCTTCTTCATGGCAGCCTTCTCATGGATGCTGGTAGAGGGGCTTCTCCTCTGGAGCAAAGTGGTAGCGGTCAACATGAGCGAAGACAGAAGAATGAAGTTCTACTGCGTGACAGGCTGGG GCCTTCCAGTCCTTATCGTGGGGGTGACCCTTGCAACTTCCTTTAACAAGTATGTGGCAGCCAACCATTGCTGGCTGAACGTGCAGACCAATGTCATCTGGGCCTTCGTGGGGCCTGTGCTCTTCATCCTGGCT gtGAACACGTTCGTGCTGCTCCGGGTGGTGATGGTGACTGTGGCCAGTGCTCGCAGGAGGTCGAAGATGCTGACACCCAACAGCAGCCTGGAGAACCAGATTGGAGCACAGATCTG GGCCACGGCCAAACCcgtcctggtgctgctgcccgTGCTGGGGCTCACCTGGGTCTGCGGGGTCCTCGTCCACCTCGGCATCGTTTGGGCCTATGTCTTCACTGTGCTGAACTCCCTTCAG GGCCTGTACATATTCCTGGTCTACGCAATCTATAACAGTGAG GTGAGGAATGCCATCCAGAGGATGAAGGACAAGAAGAAAGCCCTCTCGTTCACA AACTGCTCTCATCCCATCAACTACCTATCCAGTCCGAGAAACACGACCTCCTGGGAGACAGGGAAGCCGAGTCCTGCAGCTGAGAGTGCCCTGCCAAGCCCTGTGCAGAAGGAACCTCCAGTGAAGAACATCACCAACAAAG GAAACTTTGGAGCCAGAATTCCCATAGGAATTTCATCAATTATGTCACCTGAGAGACCG GCCATAGAGCTGACAGCCTTCAAATGCTCAG TGTCTAAGCAGGGCATCCTCAGACTATTTTCGAGACGATGCCACCCAGAAGCAGTGCAGCTTTCCTCCCCACACTGGACACATGAGAAAGGCAGAAACGGTGGCATCCAGGAGTAG